Below is a genomic region from Hydrogenobacter hydrogenophilus.
TTAGTGAAGTACCTTCCCACTTCGTACCTTACGGAAGAATCTTTAAAAAGGACTTCTATAAAAACGCTCCATTGTCCATCTTTTTCCTCTACAAAGGTTTCCGCAAGAAGTGCTTTTTCCTTAAACATGATAACCTCCTTCAGAGAAGGGACACCAATAGTCCGTTCTCTTCACTATTCCACACTGCCTTTTTCTTACCAAAAGGTATGCCGGGAGGGAGTAGCTCCCACACAAGGACAGCTCTATCACCATTTTTATTTATCCTCTTGAAAAGCAAGCCACCTTGCACATCTGTGGGCAGAGGAAATATGGTGAATTGCATACCTTTTGGAACTACTATAACACTCATGCAACGGTTAAAATAAGTTTCTGCTACTGTTGCAGGAACCAAAAGATACCCATCTTCCCTGAGTTCTACCTCAAAAACACCACCTCCCTCTATGTTGTGTTCTTTCATTATGTACTCTGCAAGCTCTTTCATGGCGTTTTCTACCTCCTCAGACAAAGTCTCTCCTATCCCAAAGTTCTTACCCTCAATGAGGTACACACTTATTCTCTTTGGGTAGTTTCCGT
It encodes:
- a CDS encoding hydrogenase maturation protease, with protein sequence MRKIVIVGCGNPIRGDDGVGPRLIRYLWERGLPPHVKLVDGGTSGIDVAFHMESADEVVIVDACYTGEKPGTVFRVPAEEVEELPSQEEANLHSIKWYHAIALAKHLLNGNYPKRISVYLIEGKNFGIGETLSEEVENAMKELAEYIMKEHNIEGGGVFEVELREDGYLLVPATVAETYFNRCMSVIVVPKGMQFTIFPLPTDVQGGLLFKRINKNGDRAVLVWELLPPGIPFGKKKAVWNSEENGLLVSLL